A genome region from Brachymonas denitrificans includes the following:
- a CDS encoding Bax inhibitor-1 family protein, which translates to MDNRLQTGNSPLGHSWGRGNAVSTAAQRNQVLRNTYWLLALSMLPTVLGAWIGVTTGITARLGGGLGLVLFLGGAFGFMYAIEKTKNSGTGVAVLLGFTFFMGLMLSRMLSVVLGMGNGEQIVMTAFAATAGVFGVMAVLSSVIKRDLSGMGKWLFVGALVVFFGAIVNVFVGSTAGMMALSVLLIGVFSLYMLYDLKRIVDGGETNYISATLALYLDIYNVFQGFLAIFGIGGSSD; encoded by the coding sequence ATGGACAACCGTCTGCAAACCGGCAACAGCCCCCTCGGTCACAGCTGGGGCCGTGGCAATGCCGTCAGCACGGCCGCCCAGCGCAACCAGGTATTGCGCAACACCTACTGGCTGCTCGCCCTGAGCATGCTGCCCACCGTCCTGGGCGCCTGGATCGGCGTCACCACCGGCATCACGGCCCGCCTCGGCGGCGGCCTGGGTCTGGTGCTGTTCCTGGGCGGCGCCTTCGGCTTCATGTACGCCATCGAGAAGACCAAAAACTCCGGGACCGGCGTGGCCGTGCTGCTGGGTTTCACCTTCTTCATGGGCCTGATGCTCTCGCGCATGCTGTCCGTCGTGCTCGGCATGGGCAATGGCGAACAGATCGTCATGACGGCGTTTGCCGCCACCGCCGGTGTGTTCGGCGTAATGGCCGTGCTGTCCTCCGTCATCAAGCGTGACCTGTCCGGCATGGGCAAGTGGCTGTTCGTGGGCGCCCTGGTGGTGTTCTTCGGCGCCATCGTCAACGTCTTCGTCGGCTCCACCGCCGGCATGATGGCGCTGTCCGTGCTGCTGATCGGCGTGTTCAGCCTGTACATGCTGTACGACCTCAAGCGCATCGTCGACGGCGGCGAGACCAACTACATCAGCGCCACGCTGGCGCTGTATCTGGACATCTACAACGTGTTCCAGGGCTTCCTGGCCATCTTCGGCATTGGTGGCAGCAGCGACTAA
- a CDS encoding hemin uptake protein HemP: MSELPAWPEHRQHPEPATQATLPVPAMREVRASLSAQAGPDTDTPPCFASSELMRGHRTIAIRHNGITYRLQATRQGKLILTK; encoded by the coding sequence ATGAGCGAACTCCCCGCCTGGCCGGAACACAGGCAGCATCCCGAGCCGGCAACACAGGCAACGCTTCCGGTGCCGGCTATGCGCGAGGTGCGTGCCTCGCTGTCTGCCCAGGCCGGGCCGGACACAGACACCCCGCCCTGCTTCGCCAGCAGCGAACTCATGCGAGGTCACCGCACCATCGCCATCCGGCACAATGGCATCACCTACCGCCTGCAGGCGACGCGCCAGGGCAAACTGATCCTGACCAAATAG
- a CDS encoding ExbD/TolR family protein: protein MAMQSFHHPNEDAVMGEINMTPLVDVMLVLLIVFIITVPVLQHAVPLSLPSANSTPEQLKPDHIQIAIDAQGGMFWNGQPVSADALPARMRAESGKQPQPAVQLRADRNVRYDAVARTLAAAQQAGLTRIGFVTEPVR, encoded by the coding sequence ATGGCCATGCAGTCCTTCCATCATCCAAATGAAGATGCCGTGATGGGCGAAATCAACATGACCCCGTTGGTGGACGTGATGTTGGTGTTGCTGATCGTCTTCATCATCACCGTGCCGGTGCTGCAGCATGCGGTGCCGCTTTCACTTCCCAGCGCCAACAGCACCCCCGAGCAACTCAAGCCCGACCATATCCAGATCGCCATCGACGCGCAGGGCGGGATGTTCTGGAACGGCCAGCCGGTCTCCGCCGACGCACTGCCGGCACGCATGCGTGCCGAATCGGGCAAGCAGCCGCAGCCGGCGGTACAACTGCGCGCCGACCGCAATGTGCGCTACGACGCCGTGGCGCGCACGCTGGCCGCCGCGCAGCAGGCCGGATTGACCCGGATCGGCTTCGTGACGGAGCCGGTGCGATGA
- a CDS encoding MotA/TolQ/ExbB proton channel family protein has translation MTSPSPVAAMDLSLLWTQGDWVTRSVALLLLAMSIATWSVIALKSWDLWRARRQAAGAEQFWHSASLPEGMRHLGASDSPFHQLATQGQEALAHHRQNANELHGSLSASDWISMCLRNSMDGSQARLQSGLSILASIGSTAPFVGLFGTVWGIYHALMGISASGAATIDKVAGPIGEALIMTALGLAVAIPAVLAYNALLRGNRRVLLQLQRFAHDLHAYLITGARVASKG, from the coding sequence ATGACAAGCCCCTCCCCCGTAGCCGCCATGGACCTGTCCCTGCTCTGGACGCAGGGCGACTGGGTCACCCGCAGCGTCGCCCTGCTGCTGCTGGCCATGTCCATTGCCACCTGGAGCGTGATTGCCCTCAAGAGCTGGGATTTGTGGCGTGCGCGCCGCCAGGCCGCAGGCGCCGAGCAGTTCTGGCACAGCGCCAGCCTGCCCGAAGGTATGCGCCACCTGGGCGCGAGCGACAGCCCCTTCCACCAGCTGGCCACCCAGGGCCAGGAAGCCCTCGCCCATCACCGCCAGAATGCCAACGAACTGCACGGCAGCCTGAGCGCCAGCGACTGGATCAGCATGTGCCTGCGCAACAGCATGGACGGCAGTCAGGCGCGCCTGCAGTCCGGCCTGTCCATCCTCGCCTCGATTGGCTCCACCGCCCCCTTCGTCGGCCTGTTCGGCACGGTCTGGGGCATCTATCACGCACTCATGGGCATCAGTGCCAGCGGCGCTGCCACCATCGACAAGGTGGCCGGCCCGATCGGCGAAGCCCTCATCATGACCGCGCTGGGCCTGGCCGTCGCCATTCCTGCCGTGCTGGCCTACAACGCGCTGCTGCGCGGCAACCGCCGCGTGCTGCTCCAGCTGCAGCGTTTCGCGCACGATCTGCACGCCTACCTGATTACCGGCGCACGCGTCGCCAGCAAGGGGTGA
- a CDS encoding energy transducer TonB, with amino-acid sequence MSLPLSFSGSSRHVLVSTGITLLHLVVFGLLAARATTPATLPEVTPVQLIALAPEPTPVALAPEPAAAPALPGAQQRTQAPKRPALPKPAANPERKPDPAPRPRTPAREVPAPEPGAVTEPPVRPAPADGRADPAPPATARAGAASTGLDQAKDDVPAAPAVELPSTRASYLNNPKPPYPASSKRLGETGTVLLRVLVGADGSAERVALKKSSGFDALDSSALDTVRRWRFVPGKRNGLPVAMEYTVPIAFRLE; translated from the coding sequence ATGTCCTTGCCTCTGTCTTTTTCCGGATCTTCCCGACACGTCCTCGTCAGCACCGGCATCACGCTGCTGCACCTCGTCGTATTCGGGCTACTGGCAGCCCGTGCCACCACGCCTGCCACCCTGCCGGAAGTCACTCCGGTGCAACTGATCGCCCTGGCACCGGAGCCCACACCTGTCGCACTCGCGCCTGAGCCCGCAGCGGCGCCAGCCCTACCCGGAGCGCAGCAGCGCACACAAGCACCCAAACGTCCCGCTCTGCCCAAGCCCGCCGCCAACCCGGAGCGCAAACCCGACCCCGCTCCACGTCCCCGAACACCGGCCCGGGAAGTCCCGGCGCCCGAACCTGGAGCCGTCACAGAGCCCCCGGTCCGGCCCGCACCCGCCGATGGCCGCGCGGACCCTGCTCCGCCTGCCACCGCCCGCGCGGGCGCAGCCAGCACCGGGCTGGATCAGGCCAAAGACGATGTGCCTGCGGCCCCCGCAGTCGAACTGCCCAGCACCCGTGCCAGCTACCTCAACAACCCCAAGCCGCCCTATCCTGCCTCCAGCAAGCGTCTGGGCGAAACCGGCACCGTGCTGCTGCGCGTGCTGGTGGGTGCCGACGGCAGTGCGGAGCGCGTTGCCCTGAAGAAGTCGAGCGGTTTCGACGCCCTGGATTCCTCCGCGCTGGACACCGTGCGCCGCTGGCGCTTCGTGCCTGGCAAGCGCAACGGACTACCCGTTGCCATGGAATACACGGTCCCCATCGCCTTCCGTCTGGAATAA
- a CDS encoding alpha-hydroxy acid oxidase — MTGSIPLPRIDALPPDLVTPADFERHALATLDPAVAAYFLGGAADQHTLRANHRAWSDLPLQPRVLRTLAGSHTRTVLSGRTIDWPVLLAPVAHQCLAHPDGEIATAHAALACATGMVLSTQSSVTVEDIRAILHSEGTASAPPLWFQLYWQHGRAHTRALVRRAEAAGCEALVLTVDAPVQGVRDLERRTGFRVPAQFPAPHLHDLLALPATAADRPPGGLCHGLAALAPDWDDVQWLLQQTQLPVWLKGITHPEDAQLARELGATGIVVSNHGGRTLDTLPATATLLPAIRTAVGSGYPVLVDGGIRRGTDVFKALALGAKAVLIGRPQIHGLAAAGAVGVTSMLRQLRDEFEACMTLCGCASVDDIGLRHLYTSAPPIIANDSHL, encoded by the coding sequence ATGACTGGCTCCATTCCGCTGCCCCGCATCGACGCATTGCCGCCGGATCTGGTGACTCCTGCCGACTTCGAGCGCCACGCGCTCGCCACGCTCGATCCCGCGGTCGCTGCCTATTTTCTGGGCGGAGCGGCTGACCAGCACACCCTGCGCGCCAACCATCGCGCCTGGAGCGATCTGCCATTGCAGCCACGCGTGCTGCGCACTTTGGCCGGCAGCCATACCCGGACCGTGTTGTCCGGCCGCACGATCGACTGGCCGGTGCTGCTGGCACCCGTCGCACACCAGTGTCTCGCGCACCCGGATGGAGAAATCGCGACGGCCCACGCCGCGCTCGCCTGTGCCACCGGCATGGTGCTGAGCACCCAGTCCAGCGTCACGGTGGAAGACATCCGCGCCATTCTTCACTCGGAAGGCACTGCCAGCGCACCGCCGCTCTGGTTCCAGCTCTATTGGCAGCACGGTCGCGCACACACCCGGGCCCTGGTCCGGCGCGCCGAAGCGGCCGGTTGTGAAGCTCTGGTGCTGACCGTCGATGCACCGGTGCAAGGCGTACGCGATCTGGAGCGGCGCACCGGTTTTCGCGTGCCGGCGCAGTTTCCCGCCCCCCATTTGCATGATCTGCTTGCTCTGCCGGCAACCGCAGCAGACCGTCCCCCCGGCGGCCTGTGCCATGGCCTGGCCGCGCTGGCCCCCGACTGGGACGATGTGCAGTGGCTGTTGCAGCAAACACAGCTGCCCGTCTGGCTCAAGGGCATTACCCACCCCGAGGACGCGCAACTGGCCCGCGAGCTGGGAGCCACCGGCATCGTCGTCAGCAACCATGGCGGACGCACGCTGGACACCCTGCCTGCCACGGCCACCCTGCTGCCAGCCATACGCACCGCCGTCGGCTCCGGCTACCCCGTTCTGGTGGATGGCGGCATCCGCCGCGGCACAGATGTCTTCAAGGCGCTGGCCCTGGGCGCCAAGGCAGTCCTGATCGGACGGCCGCAAATCCATGGCCTGGCAGCGGCCGGAGCCGTCGGCGTCACCAGCATGCTGCGCCAGTTGCGCGACGAGTTCGAAGCCTGCATGACGCTCTGCGGCTGCGCTTCTGTCGACGACATCGGTCTCCGTCACCTTTATACTTCGGCCCCTCCTATCATTGCTAATGATTCTCATTTATAA
- a CDS encoding Fe2+-dependent dioxygenase, which produces MLVTLDSVLSATDIARLRPLLDAAPWTDGQRTAGSQARHVKHNDQLPSDCETAAAVRQAVLQALDCHARFFSAALPKKVFTPRINRYQGSGHYGMHYDNAVLRRADGQQVRSDVSCTVFLNEPDEYEGGELVIHDTYGEQRVKLAAGSAVLYPGTSLHEVRPVTQGQRLACFFWIESMVRSDPQRALLHELDMAITSLRAQHGETPQTHTLTGTYHNLLRMWADT; this is translated from the coding sequence ATGCTCGTCACCCTCGATTCCGTGCTGTCTGCTACCGACATCGCCCGCCTGCGTCCGCTGCTGGACGCCGCCCCCTGGACAGACGGACAGCGCACCGCCGGAAGCCAGGCACGTCACGTCAAGCACAATGACCAGCTGCCTTCCGATTGTGAAACCGCCGCGGCCGTGCGCCAGGCCGTGCTGCAAGCGCTGGACTGTCATGCGCGCTTCTTCAGCGCCGCACTGCCGAAAAAGGTGTTCACCCCGCGCATCAACCGCTATCAGGGGAGCGGGCACTACGGCATGCATTACGACAATGCCGTCCTGCGCCGCGCCGACGGGCAGCAGGTGCGCTCCGACGTTTCCTGCACGGTGTTCCTGAACGAGCCGGACGAATACGAAGGTGGCGAACTGGTGATTCACGACACCTACGGCGAGCAGCGCGTGAAGCTTGCTGCCGGCAGTGCGGTCCTGTATCCCGGCACCAGCCTGCACGAGGTGCGACCGGTCACGCAAGGGCAGCGCCTGGCCTGCTTCTTCTGGATCGAAAGCATGGTCCGCAGCGACCCCCAACGCGCACTGCTGCACGAGCTGGACATGGCGATCACCAGCCTGCGCGCGCAGCACGGCGAAACGCCGCAAACGCACACGCTGACCGGCACTTATCACAACCTGCTGCGCATGTGGGCGGACACCTGA
- a CDS encoding TonB-dependent receptor, producing MTQDSSSRRAAIAPSSPARKVVPLGAALLLGSLGTSTLAQTTPSGDATLPTVEVREAALVPEGKDTLRAATAHIGKGKQKLRDIPQSVTVVTEKLIDDRQLDTVKEVLKNTAGVTFQAGETGEEDIRLRGFSLAASGDIFVDGMRDPAFYDRDTFNMDQVEVLRGSASMLFGRGSTGGAVNQVNKLPRLIDENEVSATIGSGGRVRVTGDFNKQTGENQALRINVMGDRASENGIGARENKKGIAAAYRWGIGTQDEFLVNLFHLDNRNGINYGLPYLLPANPSGASDRKLLPVDPKNNYAMASDRNHSKATLLGLSHTHRFDDGGELTTRVRKGRFERDIRSSAIGFADRSTDETTFGNASALMRRPKFKIQDVDTLHAQSDYTNKFRTGSVEHSITAGVDFGREEKDVYSPLSTGDKPGTTIGTPADGAWINEDARPLYRSSHYRSNAFGAYVQDVAQVAPHWKLVGGLRYDHLKGDYETYTATGNTSRYQMKVSEWSHRLGVLYQPTESQSYHLSYGTSFNTSGDTYSLNASNAGIAPEKSRNIELGARFDSPNKQFSTRVALFHSTKYNERNTDPDLPVANLSGQRHTAGLEMDITGRITPKWEIYASYMYLPVAKVDKAAPCPATGSCSQNQPGERVGERPGLTPKHSGTVWTTYQFHPKWRAGAGVNFRSSQKPVLSDIKVPGYATYDLMAEYRHSDALSFRANVSNLTNKHHAAELYRGFYVPGAGRSYALTATLKF from the coding sequence ATGACCCAAGATTCTTCATCGCGACGCGCCGCCATCGCGCCTTCCTCCCCGGCTCGCAAGGTCGTCCCCCTCGGGGCCGCCCTGCTGCTTGGCAGCCTGGGCACTTCCACCCTCGCACAGACGACCCCTTCCGGAGATGCCACTCTGCCCACGGTGGAAGTGCGCGAGGCGGCCCTCGTCCCGGAAGGCAAGGACACGCTGCGCGCCGCTACCGCCCACATCGGCAAGGGCAAGCAGAAGCTCCGCGACATTCCCCAATCCGTCACTGTCGTGACCGAAAAGCTGATCGACGACCGGCAACTCGATACTGTCAAGGAAGTCTTGAAGAACACCGCCGGCGTCACCTTCCAGGCCGGCGAAACCGGCGAGGAGGACATCCGCCTGCGCGGCTTCTCGCTCGCCGCCAGCGGCGACATCTTCGTGGACGGCATGCGCGATCCGGCGTTCTACGACCGCGACACCTTCAACATGGACCAGGTGGAAGTGCTGCGGGGTTCTGCCTCCATGCTGTTCGGCCGGGGCTCGACCGGCGGCGCAGTGAACCAGGTCAACAAGCTGCCGCGTCTGATTGACGAAAACGAGGTGTCCGCCACCATCGGCAGCGGCGGCCGTGTGCGCGTGACCGGCGACTTCAACAAGCAGACCGGCGAGAACCAGGCCCTGCGCATCAACGTCATGGGCGACCGCGCCAGCGAGAACGGCATCGGCGCCAGGGAAAACAAGAAAGGCATTGCCGCCGCCTACCGCTGGGGTATCGGCACGCAGGACGAGTTCCTGGTGAACCTCTTCCATCTGGACAACCGCAACGGCATCAACTACGGTCTGCCTTACTTGCTGCCGGCGAATCCGTCCGGCGCGTCCGATCGCAAGCTGCTGCCGGTGGATCCGAAGAACAACTACGCCATGGCGAGCGACCGCAACCATAGCAAGGCCACGCTGCTGGGGCTGTCGCACACCCACCGTTTCGATGATGGCGGCGAGTTGACCACGCGTGTGCGCAAGGGCCGGTTCGAGCGCGACATCCGCTCCAGCGCCATCGGCTTTGCCGACCGCAGCACCGACGAGACCACGTTCGGCAACGCGTCTGCGCTGATGCGCCGTCCCAAGTTCAAGATTCAGGACGTGGACACGCTGCACGCCCAGAGCGACTACACCAACAAGTTCCGTACCGGCAGCGTCGAGCACAGCATCACGGCCGGCGTCGATTTCGGGCGCGAGGAAAAGGATGTCTACTCACCGCTGAGCACGGGCGACAAGCCCGGCACCACCATCGGCACGCCGGCGGATGGCGCATGGATCAACGAGGACGCGCGCCCGCTGTACCGCTCCAGCCACTATCGCTCCAATGCCTTTGGCGCCTATGTGCAGGACGTGGCCCAGGTGGCGCCACACTGGAAACTGGTGGGCGGCCTGCGCTATGACCATCTCAAGGGCGACTACGAAACCTACACCGCCACCGGCAACACCAGTCGCTACCAGATGAAGGTGTCCGAGTGGAGCCATCGCCTGGGGGTGCTGTACCAGCCGACGGAAAGCCAGTCCTACCATCTGTCCTACGGCACCTCATTCAACACCTCGGGCGATACCTATTCCCTCAACGCCAGCAATGCCGGCATCGCCCCGGAAAAAAGCCGCAACATCGAACTGGGGGCGCGCTTCGACAGCCCGAACAAGCAGTTCAGCACGCGCGTGGCGCTGTTTCACTCGACCAAGTACAACGAGCGTAACACCGATCCCGACCTGCCCGTGGCCAACCTGAGCGGCCAGCGCCACACCGCCGGTCTGGAAATGGACATCACCGGGCGCATCACGCCGAAGTGGGAAATCTACGCTTCCTACATGTACCTGCCGGTCGCCAAGGTGGACAAGGCCGCGCCCTGCCCCGCCACCGGCAGCTGCAGCCAGAACCAGCCCGGCGAGCGCGTGGGCGAGCGCCCGGGTCTGACGCCCAAGCACAGCGGCACGGTATGGACGACCTACCAGTTCCATCCGAAATGGCGCGCCGGCGCCGGCGTGAACTTCCGCAGCAGCCAGAAGCCGGTGCTGTCGGACATCAAGGTGCCGGGTTACGCCACCTATGACCTGATGGCCGAATACCGCCACAGCGATGCCCTGAGCTTCAGGGCCAACGTCAGCAACCTGACCAACAAGCACCATGCCGCGGAGCTGTATCGCGGCTTCTACGTACCAGGTGCCGGCCGCAGCTACGCGCTGACCGCCACGCTGAAGTTCTGA
- a CDS encoding coniferyl aldehyde dehydrogenase, which translates to MTASLPLFGATSASPAGFSASADDLHALLEQQQAAHHADPLPSLRQRLERLDRLQRMLEHTSQIFIDAISADFGHRSAHETRMAEILVVELELRHSRKHLGRWMKPRRMPTAMSYLPGSNRLMPQPLGVVGVVSPWNYPLQLALAPALGALAAGNRVMIKPSELTPRFSAELQQAIGKYFAANEMTVVLGDAEVGKAFVQLPFDHLLFTGSTAVGRQVAKAAARNLTPVTLELGGKSPALIDLSADMALSADRIAAGKLLNAGQTCVAPDYVLVHRSQQDAFVEAYTRAVRRLYPAIGDNPDYTCIISQKHFGRLVGMLEQAHQGGAQIVPLGDTDMAQRKLAPCLVLQPQADMQLMQEEIFGPILPVVVYDNAEQAIELIRQGDHPLALYWFGNDHHARDKVLEQTLSGGVTINDCLYHLTQQSQPFGGVGASGMGAYHGEWGFNTFSKLKPVFAQSRHSGTRWLQPPYGERFEKVMRLLKRYG; encoded by the coding sequence ATGACTGCTTCCCTTCCGCTTTTTGGAGCCACTTCCGCCAGCCCCGCGGGGTTTTCCGCCTCTGCCGACGACCTGCACGCCCTGCTCGAACAGCAGCAGGCTGCCCACCATGCCGATCCGCTGCCTTCGCTGCGCCAGCGCCTGGAGCGGCTGGACCGCCTGCAGCGCATGCTGGAGCACACCAGCCAGATCTTCATCGATGCGATTTCGGCCGACTTCGGCCACCGCTCGGCCCACGAAACCCGCATGGCCGAGATCCTGGTGGTCGAGCTGGAGCTGCGACACTCGCGCAAGCACCTGGGACGCTGGATGAAGCCGCGCCGCATGCCCACTGCCATGAGCTACCTGCCGGGCAGCAACCGCCTGATGCCACAGCCGCTGGGCGTGGTCGGCGTGGTTTCGCCCTGGAACTATCCGCTGCAACTGGCCCTGGCCCCTGCCCTGGGAGCGCTGGCCGCTGGCAATCGGGTGATGATCAAGCCGTCCGAACTGACGCCGCGTTTCTCGGCGGAACTGCAGCAGGCCATTGGCAAATACTTTGCCGCCAACGAAATGACGGTGGTGCTGGGCGATGCCGAAGTGGGCAAGGCCTTCGTCCAACTGCCTTTCGATCACCTGCTGTTCACCGGCTCCACCGCCGTGGGCCGCCAGGTAGCCAAGGCGGCAGCCCGCAACCTGACTCCGGTCACGCTGGAGCTGGGCGGCAAGTCGCCGGCCCTGATCGACCTCTCGGCCGACATGGCGCTCAGCGCCGACCGCATTGCCGCCGGCAAGTTGCTCAACGCCGGCCAGACCTGTGTCGCACCCGACTATGTGCTGGTGCACCGCAGCCAGCAGGATGCCTTTGTCGAGGCCTATACCCGGGCCGTGCGCCGTCTCTATCCCGCCATTGGCGACAACCCCGATTACACCTGCATCATCAGCCAGAAGCATTTCGGTCGCCTGGTGGGCATGCTGGAACAGGCGCATCAGGGCGGCGCGCAGATCGTGCCACTGGGTGATACCGATATGGCACAGCGCAAGCTGGCTCCCTGTCTGGTGCTGCAGCCACAGGCAGACATGCAGCTGATGCAGGAAGAGATCTTCGGCCCCATCCTGCCGGTGGTTGTCTATGACAACGCCGAGCAGGCCATCGAACTCATTCGTCAGGGCGATCACCCGCTGGCACTGTACTGGTTCGGCAACGATCACCATGCGCGCGACAAGGTGCTGGAGCAGACCCTGTCCGGCGGCGTCACCATCAATGACTGCCTGTACCACCTGACACAGCAATCCCAGCCTTTCGGCGGCGTAGGCGCCAGCGGCATGGGTGCCTACCATGGCGAGTGGGGCTTCAATACCTTCAGCAAACTCAAGCCGGTGTTCGCACAGTCGCGCCACAGCGGCACGCGCTGGCTGCAACCGCCGTACGGCGAGCGTTTCGAGAAAGTGATGCGCCTGCTCAAACGTTACGGTTGA
- a CDS encoding MBL fold metallo-hydrolase: MAIRFKSLGSGSAGNATLVESTEGLHTSRLLIDCGMSPRQLTLRLQQAGVEPGQLTAIFITHEHSDHIGCAPVFAARHRIPVWMSRGTHAAVGRPESLDDLLHFARDGEAIDLGSMLVQPFTVPHDAREPLQLLCSDGDRQLGIATDLGHASAHVIAMLERCHALLLEANHDPDMLAASRYPPFLKRRVAGDFGHLSNAAAAALAQRINHAALGHVLAAHLSERNNLPELASLALTAALGRSQDEVMLATAAEGSIWLTV; this comes from the coding sequence GTGGCCATCCGTTTCAAGAGCCTGGGCAGCGGCAGCGCCGGCAATGCCACGCTGGTGGAGTCCACCGAGGGCCTGCATACCAGCCGCCTGCTGATCGACTGCGGCATGTCGCCGCGCCAGCTCACGCTGCGCCTGCAGCAGGCCGGCGTGGAACCCGGGCAACTCACGGCGATTTTCATCACCCACGAGCACAGCGACCATATCGGCTGTGCGCCAGTCTTCGCGGCACGCCACCGCATTCCGGTGTGGATGAGCCGCGGCACCCACGCCGCCGTCGGCCGACCCGAATCACTCGATGACCTGCTGCACTTTGCCCGCGACGGCGAGGCCATCGACCTCGGCAGCATGCTGGTGCAGCCTTTTACCGTGCCGCACGATGCGCGCGAGCCCCTGCAGCTGCTGTGCTCGGACGGCGACCGCCAGTTGGGCATCGCCACCGACCTGGGCCATGCCAGCGCGCACGTGATCGCCATGCTGGAGCGCTGCCATGCGCTGCTGCTGGAGGCCAACCACGATCCCGACATGCTGGCCGCCTCGCGCTACCCGCCCTTCCTGAAGCGGCGCGTGGCGGGGGATTTCGGTCACCTGAGCAATGCCGCGGCAGCGGCACTGGCGCAGCGCATCAACCACGCCGCGCTGGGCCACGTGCTGGCCGCCCACCTGAGCGAACGCAACAATCTGCCCGAACTGGCCTCGCTGGCCCTGACGGCCGCCCTGGGCCGCTCGCAGGACGAGGTGATGCTGGCCACCGCGGCTGAAGGCAGCATCTGGCTGACGGTATAA
- the bamC gene encoding outer membrane protein assembly factor BamC, protein MKNLQKLSVLTLAAATLAACSPFAGPTGVDYKSAQRGNPLEVPPDLTRISNDGRYNIPGSASATAYDAQREAGRKSGATALDNVGDVQIKREGNQRWLVVARTPQQLWDPVKTFWEDNGFVLAMEDRRVGVMETDWAENRAKIPLDPIRRTIGKALDSLYSTGELDRFRTRLESNAAGGTNVYVSHRGMEEVLRGRDKEQSTWQQRANDPALEDEMLRRLMMSLGVSKERADAMLSSSKAGAAPANTVSYATNTGALQLNEDFDRAWRRVGLSLDRTGFTVEDRDRAAGTYYVRYVPYETGKQEQPGFLGRLFKRKAPEAKPVRYRVVVQSQGATSVVGVLTESGQQANPIDRDRILKVLAEDLKRI, encoded by the coding sequence GTGAAGAATTTGCAGAAACTGTCCGTGCTAACCCTGGCTGCTGCCACCCTGGCCGCCTGCTCCCCCTTTGCCGGCCCCACCGGCGTCGACTACAAGTCGGCCCAGCGCGGCAATCCGCTCGAAGTTCCGCCGGACCTGACGCGCATCAGCAATGACGGCCGCTACAACATCCCGGGCAGCGCCAGCGCCACCGCCTACGATGCCCAGCGCGAAGCCGGCAGGAAATCCGGTGCCACCGCGCTCGACAATGTGGGTGACGTGCAGATCAAGCGCGAAGGCAACCAGCGCTGGCTGGTCGTGGCACGCACGCCGCAGCAGCTGTGGGATCCGGTCAAGACCTTCTGGGAAGACAACGGCTTCGTGCTGGCCATGGAAGACCGCCGCGTGGGCGTAATGGAGACCGACTGGGCCGAAAACCGCGCCAAGATCCCGCTGGATCCGATCCGCCGCACCATTGGCAAGGCGCTGGATTCGCTCTACTCCACCGGCGAGCTGGACCGCTTCCGCACCCGCCTGGAAAGCAATGCTGCCGGCGGCACCAATGTGTACGTCAGCCACCGCGGCATGGAAGAAGTGCTGCGCGGCCGCGACAAGGAACAATCCACCTGGCAGCAGCGCGCCAACGATCCGGCGCTCGAGGACGAAATGCTGCGCCGCCTGATGATGTCGCTGGGCGTGAGCAAGGAGCGTGCCGACGCTATGCTGAGCTCCAGCAAGGCCGGCGCTGCTCCGGCCAACACCGTGTCCTACGCCACCAACACCGGTGCCCTGCAGTTGAACGAGGATTTCGACCGTGCCTGGCGCCGTGTCGGCCTGTCGCTGGACCGTACCGGCTTCACGGTGGAAGACCGCGACCGCGCTGCAGGCACCTACTACGTACGCTACGTGCCTTACGAAACCGGCAAGCAGGAGCAGCCGGGCTTCCTGGGCCGTCTGTTCAAGCGCAAGGCGCCCGAGGCCAAGCCGGTGCGCTACCGCGTGGTGGTGCAGTCCCAGGGGGCCACCAGCGTCGTCGGCGTGCTGACCGAGTCCGGCCAGCAGGCTAACCCGATCGACCGCGACCGTATCCTCAAGGTGCTGGCCGAGGATCTCAAGCGCATCTGA